TAACCCTCCAATAACTCCAAAAAATATGTTGACCAACGTAGTCGCAATTCATACATCTCGTCAGCTGTTAACTCTTTTGGGTCATTAAATACCTAcaataagtaaataataatataaaactattcttgactcgattaaaaaaaattattgatgttataaaaaataaaaattattacctcCATCCAAGACTCAGTTATCTTAGCAGTGACAAtgtccaacatatttttcattacatagtATCCACAGTCATTTGTATTATATTGTTTCCTCCCCTACAAATGGATGACATAATTATATATAGTCAATACTTAATtatcaaaaaagtaaatatatataaagttagaaTACCACACTTACTTTGGGATAAAGCCATACAGTATTGTTCTTTCTATTGCCATTCGCCATTTGATCAACCGTAAAAACActaattcataagaaaaaaaagccacataaaatcatataaaatataaacttccttttgtaataatttatgtttatagtataTAACAAAAACCCATAAAGTATAAACTTAATTACCTTGAAATAATTTTCTCCATTATTGAATTAAGTTTCCAATTGTACAATTAGAACTGCCATTCGTACTGCAGTTTCTAAAGAGCGTCGTATGGTTGCATCTCTCATTCGCCTTCATTTTCATGATTGTTTTGTTAAGGTAATTATTTCatctataaatttttgtttgtcAATTTGCTTgttactattaattttttatataaatttgcTAAGTGGTAGATTGGCTAAATTTGAATTGATTTGCAGGGGTGTGATGCATCAATTTTATTGGATGATAGTTCCACAATCGAGAGCGAAAAGAGTGCACGTCCGAATATTAACTCGGTAAGGGGATTTGAAATCATTGATAAAGCAAAATCTGAGGTGGAGAAAGTATGTCCCGGAATTGTCTCTTGTGCAGACATTGTAGCCATAGCAGCACGTGATGCATCATTTGCTGTAAGTTTAAGTTACAATTAGAATATCCATgctcaatatattattaatactaATTTCATAAACAATTAAAGCTTACAcaataatataacaaaataacatCTATATGATGCAGGTTGGTGGTCCTTCATGGACAGTGAAACTTGGACGAAGAGACTCTACCACCGCAAGCAAAAGTTTGGCCAATACAGACCTTCCATTATTTACAGATGATCTTAAAACTCTTATATCTCGTTTTACAAACAAAAATCTCACTCCTAGAGACATGGTACTCTATCTGGTAAATTCATTACTAGCTCATACAAATTTTTCCCTTTGTCTATATAACTGACTTTTATTAATCAATGTGTAAACCTTTGCTTGTATGAAAATTAATACTGGTGACTTTTATTTTAACTTAGGTGCACATACAATTGGACAAGCTCGGTGTTTCACATTTCGTGGCAGGATATACAACAATGCAAGTGACATAGATGCTGGATTTGCTAGCACTCGTCAACGTGGTTGTCCATCGTCTAGCACTACCGCAAACGATCAAAAGTTGGCAGCACTGGATTTTGTTACACCAAATTCTTACTTTAAGAATTTAATTCAGAAGAAGGGTCTTCTTCAATCTGATCAAGTTCTGTTTAGCGGAAGATCTACTGATTCTATTGTTTCAGAATACAGCAAAAATCCTACAACTTTTAAGTCAGACTTTGCAGCTGCTATGATAAAGATGGGAGATATTGAACCCTTAACTGGATCAGGTGGAGTCATAAGGAGCATCTGTAGTGTGGTCAACTAGTTTTACGAAATCCTTTCTTCGTCAGCAGCATCAATCAATTGACAATTGCTTTGTATATCTACAATTTTGGGAAAGCTTTGTATATCTCATCAACTAGTTTTACGAAAGCTTTTAATGTTGGTgtcaatattttcaaatttgatcattaaattaattattttgtatatctACAATTGTAAGGTGTTAAAATATTTGGTatcatttgataaaaaaaaaattggtatcaATTCATTTAATTGTATGTGCATACTATATATTTATACAATGATCAAGACATTGTATTTTACTTTGGTTTAAGGGATGTCATGCTTTATGTCTATAGTACTAATATTATTTTGCAaagttatattttgtttgtgtAAATGAACAAACTTTTCAATTGAGGAGTAAACGCCAACAAAATCATGGCTTTAATTGTTTTGAATTATTTCACTTATTCATTTCATAGATTTTTCACTAACTTAATAAGATTCCCATAACATAGATGTTTCTGGAATGACATGAAATTTTGGGCGGAGTTTCAACGAAGCTGAACTTTCTTAGGTTGTTCTTATTGTACGATTTGTCTTTCTTTGAAAAGAGGTCTCCTTTTAAAAATGGACGAGGCCTCTCTTTTTCCAACATGGATACAGAGTAGTTTCCCCTGTTATTACTTAGTACAGAAGATGATCTCATGCAAGCATTTgcgggttttttttttttttttttttgcattgttGCAAATAGAAGGTTTAATGAATACAGATTCTATCATTGACTGACTGTACTTCATTATTTTCTGCTTACATGAACTTTCTTTTAATAGTTTTAGCATTGCTGTATTTCTAGAATTCGATTTCGAGACCTCTCTGATTACATTAAAAGAGACTCCTATCATCTATCTAAACATTCCTGAATGATACAAGTAACTTCAATCCTTCTTATGTAGTTGgtaaacaaaattatattagacCAATCAAAGGGAAACAAAGTTTAAATAGATTGTGTCtacaaatgaaaataattacatGTTAAAGATCTACTAAattcattaaattaaaatttaaaagtaaagcagtgagaaaataaaattccCTCGGAATCAAAATGCAGTTTGCAGCTAATACACTGGTGGACCATGACAGAGCCAGAATTGTTATCTCCACACTTTTCACATTGTCAAATGTCAAGTATCAATGTCTGGTTAGTAGTTCATAATCATACTTGGATTCCGCTTCGCCTTCTAGTATTCCGATTTTGATTCGAGTTGTCGCCAGTTTCACGTGACACCCTTTTCACCCCAGTATACTTTTTCACAGACACAACATCAAAACCATTCTCTAATTCCTTAACCAAATTCATAAAATACCTTTAAGTCACACTAGTCAGATTGATTAAATTCGACCGAAAAtcacaaaattctttttctgaCCCATCATTTAGAACCTTTCCTAATTCAGTTTCTGCACTATGCTGAAGCTTATCCAAAGCAACCTGTGACAtacctttgatgtgttcaaaaAACTCAATCTTAGCATTTTCATTCTCAGGAAGATTGTATCCATATACATCAGCCCATTTGAGAATTCTTCTACCTTCGACAATCTGTTTCCATGCATCctttatgaaaacaaaataacCTTCAGGCTTTTCCTTTGATATACTCAAACTCTTTATATACACTTTACTACTAATCTCGATCAATTTCGAAAGAGCCTTTTTTCTTGAAATCTCATTTTTAGTCCAACTTTCATAGCAGTAAGTGTCCCTTTCCAAATTTCTTGATATGTTTATTTGCATTTCATCACCATATGTCTCTTGTTGTAATTTCTGAACTTGttcaacatttaattttttgcaATGTTCTTTTCGACATATAGTATAATCACGGAGACATAACCAGCAAAAGATAAACTTACATAATCTGCAATTCATTAGATGGCATCCTTCGTTTTTCTGAATAGGTATCTTGCAATTAGGACATGGTTTTGTGTTAGCAATAATCCAAGTATTAGTTGAAATCACAATATCAGAACTAATCTTTCCCATCCATTTAGCAACAGTTTCACAATCCACCGGTGCATGAGCTTCTTCACCGCAATTTCAACATCATGATTTAACCTAGAACTAGAATCAGGTAAATTATAATCTATAGCATAACCACAATCCGGAGCAGGACACCACTTCAATTTCCGATTTTTGTTAGTTTCAACATAAGAACGAATCAAAAATCGATCATATGTAATCTTTCTCGACTCACTTGCCAATTGATAAATCATGTCTTCATCAACAGCTGCATTGCAAGAAGGTTGAGGACATCTAAATTCAAAGCAATTACGATCATCGATGTTTGTATCGATATATTGATTCCAACAATCAATACAAAATGGATGACCACACCATGATGACTTGATATCATCTttagaaaaggtttcaaaacaGATATCACAAGTGTGAATTTGTGATGAAATTGGAAACCCTAATTGTT
This portion of the Trifolium pratense cultivar HEN17-A07 linkage group LG3, ARS_RC_1.1, whole genome shotgun sequence genome encodes:
- the LOC123914824 gene encoding uncharacterized protein LOC123914824, whose protein sequence is MANGNRKNNTVWLYPKGRKQYNTNDCGYYVMKNMLDIVTAKITESWMELTRCMNCDYVGQHIFWSYWRVKIYLDGFMKIEVFVDFAMLFEVFEMKILVGTKFTLKYDRYI